In Vibrio sp. 10N, the following proteins share a genomic window:
- a CDS encoding oligosaccharide flippase family protein: MSLIKDSTVYVMGEMFSRALPFILLPYLTRSLGVEGFGELSLFHAWLVLAYVLLGLSMEGAIARYYYRYGHHAMGNLVIVSYLYVTVMFLIFLIAALVIKSNDMILISTVGALQSILNVQLSVRQCQKKSISYLKIQLGQAIVSVIFTVMFFELLAPSAELRFVSLGAGYLLFSLLSVRSFLKVHKVNYNALLRDCKKLLLYLFSFGIPLILHQLNFFFKGQADRFFINSLYDSHLLGIYSAAFQLASIFLILAQSINKGIVPYFYENVKNNKINAKRVLTWCRMYILLVPFIIALVYLIPEQVYLYFLGSDFKGVKQNVVVFLSGMSLFPMYLMLTNYLFYKGENKVISMCSFTSALLYVLCLFVFSSQGFEWLPFSLLISNLFLVLSLYAVTYRKYYFRSTSCFNE; encoded by the coding sequence ATGAGCCTAATAAAAGATAGCACTGTTTATGTAATGGGTGAAATGTTTTCTAGAGCTCTTCCTTTTATTCTACTGCCTTATTTGACACGTAGTTTAGGGGTAGAGGGCTTTGGTGAGCTTTCATTGTTCCATGCTTGGTTAGTTCTAGCTTATGTTTTACTGGGGCTTAGCATGGAAGGAGCTATTGCTCGCTACTATTACCGTTATGGCCATCACGCCATGGGCAACTTGGTGATCGTTTCCTATCTTTACGTAACGGTTATGTTTTTAATTTTCTTGATAGCTGCATTGGTTATCAAGTCAAATGATATGATATTAATTTCCACTGTTGGTGCCCTTCAGAGTATATTGAATGTTCAGCTATCTGTGAGGCAATGTCAAAAAAAGAGCATTAGCTATCTGAAAATCCAGTTAGGACAGGCAATCGTATCTGTCATTTTTACAGTAATGTTCTTTGAGTTACTAGCACCTTCAGCGGAGCTTAGGTTTGTTTCTCTTGGGGCTGGGTATTTATTATTCTCCCTGCTTTCTGTAAGAAGCTTCTTAAAGGTTCATAAAGTAAACTATAACGCGCTTTTGAGAGATTGCAAAAAGTTGCTCTTATACCTATTTAGCTTCGGCATTCCCTTGATATTGCATCAGCTTAACTTCTTTTTTAAAGGTCAGGCTGATAGGTTTTTTATTAACTCCTTATATGATTCTCACCTGTTGGGTATTTACTCGGCGGCTTTTCAGTTGGCATCTATTTTCTTGATACTAGCTCAGTCAATCAATAAAGGCATTGTTCCTTACTTTTATGAGAATGTAAAAAATAATAAGATTAATGCTAAGCGCGTCTTAACTTGGTGTAGAATGTATATCTTGTTAGTTCCGTTTATTATTGCTTTGGTTTACCTTATTCCTGAACAAGTGTATCTTTACTTTTTAGGAAGTGATTTTAAAGGGGTTAAGCAGAATGTAGTGGTGTTTTTATCGGGGATGTCGCTTTTTCCGATGTATTTGATGTTAACGAATTATCTGTTTTATAAAGGTGAAAACAAAGTCATATCTATGTGCTCTTTCACTAGTGCTTTATTATATGTTCTTTGCCTTTTTGTGTTTTCATCCCAAGGTTTTGAGTGGCTGCCTTTTTCTTTGCTAATCTCAAATTTATTTCTAGTGTTATCGCTTTACGCTGTGACCTATCGGAAGTACTACTTTAGATCAACCTCTTGTTTTAATGAGTAA